The following coding sequences are from one Ficedula albicollis isolate OC2 chromosome 17, FicAlb1.5, whole genome shotgun sequence window:
- the GOLGA2 gene encoding golgin subfamily A member 2 isoform X5, whose product MAELKEYQQKNSPGATAGTKKKRKTKEGSRPATPTTDDQQPPENIQNILKVLVSDLNRSNGVAIPSLDKRKAYFDSDVATRSAEQLAPDVPVLSNSNSLPSCGSVLPAPESMQLTQMNEAEDHKNALDENRSFSSTEGLRQLSEQLNGLVSQSASYVNGESAVSSTNIKEMEKQQNQEAVNQLEKEKKEFEQKFSKEQAALREQLQVHIQTIGILVSEKSELQTALGHTQQAARQKSGEAESLAARLHSSRQRVSELERTLSSISMQQKQSEKHNKELVKERDNLKLELYKRSKSSEEIKQQNSELSEKVHSLVSQNSAMKLDVEDLHKKLEMAELMIQQFSSQGGSLDANQQLQMALEEKASLETQLAQLSESLHQLQAERDQYVEKLREEGSIWQQRVQQLSEQVHTMAEEKEKHMAKIQDLENHVTELLNTSAVKPMDTEPPSAPGPTAAELSLQEEIQRLQQEKEELHGQFQAQVRDNEQLSHLNREQEERLLELEKTVQRYNEEAVDRQQILEDMQSDKATISRALSQNRDLKEQLAELQNGFVKLTNENMEVTSALQSEQHVKKELAKKLGQLQENLAELKETLELKTQEARGLQEQRDQCYSHLQQYTLAFQQLAAEKEELHKQFLLQTQLMDRLQHEEVQGKVTVEMHLKELQQTKESLEAVAKENKELQAQISQLAAEMDGRILHQLEEGDEEMTEETQKPSLVIPEKFESHEEMVTFVTSAMSQVEQEREDLRKQLAAQKQQCRTLLQQITALRQEQQHHVTLDGGSIMDTVPVEVHEALKTAMDKLQLRFTELMHEKADLKERLEELEHRCIQLSGETDTIGEYIALYQSQRAILKQRHQEKEEYISRLAQDKEEMKMKLLELQELVMRLVRERNEWYSKYVAAAQNPELVSQTEGVLPAERRIELNATDGAGLREVNLSDEAEQEAALHQSGFPPADSKAAQPNQEDPTAKQIMQLLREIQNPQERLGSLLENPCIPFFYRADENDEVKIMVV is encoded by the exons CTCCCTAGTTGTGGTTCTGTTCTGCCTGCTCCTGAGAGCATGCAGCTGACACAG ATGAATGAAGCTGAGGATCATAAAAATGCTTTGGATGAGAACAG GTCGTTCTCGTCAACAGAGGGTCTCCGTCAGTTGTCTGAACAGCTCAATGGCCTGGTTTCCCAG TCTGCATCGTATGTGAATGGAGAAAGTGCTGTTTCTTCCACAAATATTAAGGAAATGGAA aaacagcagaacCAAGAAGCAGTGAATCAGCTGGAGAAG gaaaagaaggagTTTGAACAGAAATTTTCTAAAGAGCAAGCAGCACTGAGGGAACAGTTACAG GTTCATATCCAGACTATTGGAATTCTTGTTTCTGAGAAATCTGAGTTGCAGACAGCCCTTGGCCATACTCAGCAAGCTGCACGGCAGAAATCAG GAGAAGCTGAGAGCCTTGCTGCCCGTTTACACTCGTCTCGCCAGCGAGTCTCAGAGCTGGAGCGCACTTTGTCCTCCATCTCCATGCAGCAAAAGCAGTCAGAGAAG catAATAAAGAGTTAGTGAAAGAACGAGACAACCTGAAACTGGAGCTGTACAAAAGAAG caaaagtagtgaagaaataaaacagcagaattcAGAGCTGTCAGAGAAAGTTCACTCCCTGGTGTCTCAGAACTCAGCTATGAAGCTGGATGTAGAAGATTTGCATAAGAAATTGGAAATGGCTGAACTGATGATTCAACAG ttcTCAAGCCAAGGAGGGAGTCTGGATgcaaaccagcagctgcagatggcTCTGGAGGAGAAGGCAAGCCTGGAAACGCAGCTAGCTCAG CTCTCAGAGTCACTTcaccagctgcaggcagaaagAGATCAGTACGTGGAGAAActgagggaggaggggagcaTTTGGCAGCAGCGggtgcagcagctctctgagcag GTCCACACAAtggcagaggagaaggagaaacaCATGGCCAAAATTCAAGACCTGGAAAACCATGTTACAGAGCTGTTGAACACATCAG CAGTGAAGCCCATGGATACCGAGCCTCCCTCAGCGCCAGGGCCCACGGCAGCTGAGCTCAGTCTGCAGGAGGAGATCCAgcggctgcagcaggagaaggaggagctgCACGGGCAGTTCCAGGCCCAGGTCCGTGACAATGAGCAGCTGAGCCACCTCAACCGGGAGCAGGAGGAgcggctgctggagctggaaaagaCTGTGCAACGCTACAATGAGGAGGCTGTGGACAGGCAGCAGATCCTGGAGGACATGCAGAGTGACAAGGCCACAATCAGTAGGGCACTGAGCCAGAACCGGGATCTGAAGGAacagctggctgagctgcagaatGGGTTTGTCAAACTG ACAAATGAAAACATGGAGGTTACAAGTGCCCTACAGTCAGAGCAACATGTAAAGAAGGAGCTGGCCAAGAAGcttgggcagctgcaggagaaccTGGCGGAGCTCAAAGAGAcg ctggagctgaagaCACAGGAGGCCCGtggcctgcaggagcagagggaccaGTGCTACAGCCACCTGCAGCAGTACACCCTGGCCTTCCAGCAGCTCGCTGCTGAGAAGGAAGAACTGCACAAGCAATTCCTGCTTCAGACACAGCTCATGGATCGCCTGCAGCACGAGGAGGTCCAGGGCAAGGTGACAGTGGAAATGCACCtgaaagagctgcagcagacaAAG GAAAGTCTAGAAGCTGTagccaaggaaaacaaagagctgCAGGCCCAGATCAgtcagctggcagcagaaatgGATGGCAGAATTTTGCACCAACTGGAGG AAGGTGATGAAGAAATGACTGAAGAAACCCAAAAACCTTCTCTTGTGATCCCAGAGAAGTTTGAAAGCCATGAAGAAATG GTCACTTTCGTGACCTCTGCCATGTCCCAAGTGGAGCAGGAACGAGAAGATCTGAGGAAGCAGCTGGCTGCtcagaagcagcagtgcagaacCCTCCTGCAGCAAATCACAGCTCTTAGGCAGGAGCAGCAACATCACGTCACACTGGATGGAG GCTCCATTATGGATACTGTTCCAGTGGAGGTTCATGAAGCTTTGAAAACTGCCATGGACAAGCTACAG TTGCGTTTCACAGAGCTGATGCATGAGAAGGCTGATCTGAAGGAGcggctggaggagctggagcaccGCTGCATCCAGCTGTCTGGAGAGACTGACACCATTG GGGAATACATTGCACTGTACCAGAGTCAAAGGGCTATCCTCAAACAGCGGCACCAGGAGAAAGAGGAGTATATCAGCAGGTTGGCTCAGGATAAGGAAGAAATGAAG ATGAAACTACTGGAACTGCAGGAGTTAGTGATGCGCCTGGTCAGGGAAAGAAATGAATGGTACAGCAAGTACGTAGCAGCTGCTCAGAACCCAGAGTTGGTGAGCCAGACTGAAGGTGTGCTTCCAGCAGAGAGGCGCATTGAGCTGAACGCCACTGATGGAGCAG GGTTACGAGAGGTGAATCTGTCAGATGAAGCAGAACAAGAGGCTGCTCTTCATCAATCCGGTTTCCCCCCTGCTGACAGTAAAGCTGCTCAGCCAAACCAAGAGGACcccacagcaaagcaaataaTGCAGCTTCTCAGAGAAATCCAGAACCCTCAGGAGAGGCTGGGCTCCCTGCTGGAAAACCCATGCATTCCCTTCTTCTACCGTGCTGATGAGAACGATGAGGTCAAAATCATGGTAGTTTAA
- the GOLGA2 gene encoding golgin subfamily A member 2 isoform X4 has translation MAELKEYQQKNSPGATAGTKKKRKTKEGSRPATPTTDDQQPPENAYFDSDVATRSAEQLAPDVPVLSNSNSLPSCGSVLPAPESMQLTQMNEAEDHKNALDENRSFSSTEGLRQLSEQLNGLVSQSASYVNGESAVSSTNIKEMETRYQELAVALDSSNLTNKQLVTKIEELKQQNQEAVNQLEKEKKEFEQKFSKEQAALREQLQVHIQTIGILVSEKSELQTALGHTQQAARQKSGEAESLAARLHSSRQRVSELERTLSSISMQQKQSEKHNKELVKERDNLKLELYKRSKSSEEIKQQNSELSEKVHSLVSQNSAMKLDVEDLHKKLEMAELMIQQFSSQGGSLDANQQLQMALEEKASLETQLAQLSESLHQLQAERDQYVEKLREEGSIWQQRVQQLSEQVHTMAEEKEKHMAKIQDLENHVTELLNTSAVKPMDTEPPSAPGPTAAELSLQEEIQRLQQEKEELHGQFQAQVRDNEQLSHLNREQEERLLELEKTVQRYNEEAVDRQQILEDMQSDKATISRALSQNRDLKEQLAELQNGFVKLTNENMEVTSALQSEQHVKKELAKKLGQLQENLAELKETLELKTQEARGLQEQRDQCYSHLQQYTLAFQQLAAEKEELHKQFLLQTQLMDRLQHEEVQGKVTVEMHLKELQQTKESLEAVAKENKELQAQISQLAAEMDGRILHQLEEGDEEMTEETQKPSLVIPEKFESHEEMVTFVTSAMSQVEQEREDLRKQLAAQKQQCRTLLQQITALRQEQQHHVTLDGGSIMDTVPVEVHEALKTAMDKLQLRFTELMHEKADLKERLEELEHRCIQLSGETDTIGEYIALYQSQRAILKQRHQEKEEYISRLAQDKEEMKMKLLELQELVMRLVRERNEWYSKYVAAAQNPELVSQTEGVLPAERRIELNATDGAGLREVNLSDEAEQEAALHQSGFPPADSKAAQPNQEDPTAKQIMQLLREIQNPQERLGSLLENPCIPFFYRADENDEVKIMVV, from the exons CTCCCTAGTTGTGGTTCTGTTCTGCCTGCTCCTGAGAGCATGCAGCTGACACAG ATGAATGAAGCTGAGGATCATAAAAATGCTTTGGATGAGAACAG GTCGTTCTCGTCAACAGAGGGTCTCCGTCAGTTGTCTGAACAGCTCAATGGCCTGGTTTCCCAG TCTGCATCGTATGTGAATGGAGAAAGTGCTGTTTCTTCCACAAATATTAAGGAAATGGAA ACACGTTACCAGGAGCTGGCAGTAGCCCTGGATTCCAGCAATCTAACTAACAAACAGCTCGTTACAAAGATAGAGGAATTG aaacagcagaacCAAGAAGCAGTGAATCAGCTGGAGAAG gaaaagaaggagTTTGAACAGAAATTTTCTAAAGAGCAAGCAGCACTGAGGGAACAGTTACAG GTTCATATCCAGACTATTGGAATTCTTGTTTCTGAGAAATCTGAGTTGCAGACAGCCCTTGGCCATACTCAGCAAGCTGCACGGCAGAAATCAG GAGAAGCTGAGAGCCTTGCTGCCCGTTTACACTCGTCTCGCCAGCGAGTCTCAGAGCTGGAGCGCACTTTGTCCTCCATCTCCATGCAGCAAAAGCAGTCAGAGAAG catAATAAAGAGTTAGTGAAAGAACGAGACAACCTGAAACTGGAGCTGTACAAAAGAAG caaaagtagtgaagaaataaaacagcagaattcAGAGCTGTCAGAGAAAGTTCACTCCCTGGTGTCTCAGAACTCAGCTATGAAGCTGGATGTAGAAGATTTGCATAAGAAATTGGAAATGGCTGAACTGATGATTCAACAG ttcTCAAGCCAAGGAGGGAGTCTGGATgcaaaccagcagctgcagatggcTCTGGAGGAGAAGGCAAGCCTGGAAACGCAGCTAGCTCAG CTCTCAGAGTCACTTcaccagctgcaggcagaaagAGATCAGTACGTGGAGAAActgagggaggaggggagcaTTTGGCAGCAGCGggtgcagcagctctctgagcag GTCCACACAAtggcagaggagaaggagaaacaCATGGCCAAAATTCAAGACCTGGAAAACCATGTTACAGAGCTGTTGAACACATCAG CAGTGAAGCCCATGGATACCGAGCCTCCCTCAGCGCCAGGGCCCACGGCAGCTGAGCTCAGTCTGCAGGAGGAGATCCAgcggctgcagcaggagaaggaggagctgCACGGGCAGTTCCAGGCCCAGGTCCGTGACAATGAGCAGCTGAGCCACCTCAACCGGGAGCAGGAGGAgcggctgctggagctggaaaagaCTGTGCAACGCTACAATGAGGAGGCTGTGGACAGGCAGCAGATCCTGGAGGACATGCAGAGTGACAAGGCCACAATCAGTAGGGCACTGAGCCAGAACCGGGATCTGAAGGAacagctggctgagctgcagaatGGGTTTGTCAAACTG ACAAATGAAAACATGGAGGTTACAAGTGCCCTACAGTCAGAGCAACATGTAAAGAAGGAGCTGGCCAAGAAGcttgggcagctgcaggagaaccTGGCGGAGCTCAAAGAGAcg ctggagctgaagaCACAGGAGGCCCGtggcctgcaggagcagagggaccaGTGCTACAGCCACCTGCAGCAGTACACCCTGGCCTTCCAGCAGCTCGCTGCTGAGAAGGAAGAACTGCACAAGCAATTCCTGCTTCAGACACAGCTCATGGATCGCCTGCAGCACGAGGAGGTCCAGGGCAAGGTGACAGTGGAAATGCACCtgaaagagctgcagcagacaAAG GAAAGTCTAGAAGCTGTagccaaggaaaacaaagagctgCAGGCCCAGATCAgtcagctggcagcagaaatgGATGGCAGAATTTTGCACCAACTGGAGG AAGGTGATGAAGAAATGACTGAAGAAACCCAAAAACCTTCTCTTGTGATCCCAGAGAAGTTTGAAAGCCATGAAGAAATG GTCACTTTCGTGACCTCTGCCATGTCCCAAGTGGAGCAGGAACGAGAAGATCTGAGGAAGCAGCTGGCTGCtcagaagcagcagtgcagaacCCTCCTGCAGCAAATCACAGCTCTTAGGCAGGAGCAGCAACATCACGTCACACTGGATGGAG GCTCCATTATGGATACTGTTCCAGTGGAGGTTCATGAAGCTTTGAAAACTGCCATGGACAAGCTACAG TTGCGTTTCACAGAGCTGATGCATGAGAAGGCTGATCTGAAGGAGcggctggaggagctggagcaccGCTGCATCCAGCTGTCTGGAGAGACTGACACCATTG GGGAATACATTGCACTGTACCAGAGTCAAAGGGCTATCCTCAAACAGCGGCACCAGGAGAAAGAGGAGTATATCAGCAGGTTGGCTCAGGATAAGGAAGAAATGAAG ATGAAACTACTGGAACTGCAGGAGTTAGTGATGCGCCTGGTCAGGGAAAGAAATGAATGGTACAGCAAGTACGTAGCAGCTGCTCAGAACCCAGAGTTGGTGAGCCAGACTGAAGGTGTGCTTCCAGCAGAGAGGCGCATTGAGCTGAACGCCACTGATGGAGCAG GGTTACGAGAGGTGAATCTGTCAGATGAAGCAGAACAAGAGGCTGCTCTTCATCAATCCGGTTTCCCCCCTGCTGACAGTAAAGCTGCTCAGCCAAACCAAGAGGACcccacagcaaagcaaataaTGCAGCTTCTCAGAGAAATCCAGAACCCTCAGGAGAGGCTGGGCTCCCTGCTGGAAAACCCATGCATTCCCTTCTTCTACCGTGCTGATGAGAACGATGAGGTCAAAATCATGGTAGTTTAA
- the GOLGA2 gene encoding golgin subfamily A member 2 isoform X7: MAELKEYQQKNSPGATAGTKKKRKTKEGSRPATPTTDDQQPPENMNEAEDHKNALDENRSFSSTEGLRQLSEQLNGLVSQSASYVNGESAVSSTNIKEMETRYQELAVALDSSNLTNKQLVTKIEELKQQNQEAVNQLEKEKKEFEQKFSKEQAALREQLQVHIQTIGILVSEKSELQTALGHTQQAARQKSGEAESLAARLHSSRQRVSELERTLSSISMQQKQSEKHNKELVKERDNLKLELYKRSKSSEEIKQQNSELSEKVHSLVSQNSAMKLDVEDLHKKLEMAELMIQQFSSQGGSLDANQQLQMALEEKASLETQLAQLSESLHQLQAERDQYVEKLREEGSIWQQRVQQLSEQVHTMAEEKEKHMAKIQDLENHVTELLNTSAVKPMDTEPPSAPGPTAAELSLQEEIQRLQQEKEELHGQFQAQVRDNEQLSHLNREQEERLLELEKTVQRYNEEAVDRQQILEDMQSDKATISRALSQNRDLKEQLAELQNGFVKLTNENMEVTSALQSEQHVKKELAKKLGQLQENLAELKETLELKTQEARGLQEQRDQCYSHLQQYTLAFQQLAAEKEELHKQFLLQTQLMDRLQHEEVQGKVTVEMHLKELQQTKESLEAVAKENKELQAQISQLAAEMDGRILHQLEEGDEEMTEETQKPSLVIPEKFESHEEMVTFVTSAMSQVEQEREDLRKQLAAQKQQCRTLLQQITALRQEQQHHVTLDGGSIMDTVPVEVHEALKTAMDKLQLRFTELMHEKADLKERLEELEHRCIQLSGETDTIGEYIALYQSQRAILKQRHQEKEEYISRLAQDKEEMKMKLLELQELVMRLVRERNEWYSKYVAAAQNPELVSQTEGVLPAERRIELNATDGAGLREVNLSDEAEQEAALHQSGFPPADSKAAQPNQEDPTAKQIMQLLREIQNPQERLGSLLENPCIPFFYRADENDEVKIMVV; the protein is encoded by the exons ATGAATGAAGCTGAGGATCATAAAAATGCTTTGGATGAGAACAG GTCGTTCTCGTCAACAGAGGGTCTCCGTCAGTTGTCTGAACAGCTCAATGGCCTGGTTTCCCAG TCTGCATCGTATGTGAATGGAGAAAGTGCTGTTTCTTCCACAAATATTAAGGAAATGGAA ACACGTTACCAGGAGCTGGCAGTAGCCCTGGATTCCAGCAATCTAACTAACAAACAGCTCGTTACAAAGATAGAGGAATTG aaacagcagaacCAAGAAGCAGTGAATCAGCTGGAGAAG gaaaagaaggagTTTGAACAGAAATTTTCTAAAGAGCAAGCAGCACTGAGGGAACAGTTACAG GTTCATATCCAGACTATTGGAATTCTTGTTTCTGAGAAATCTGAGTTGCAGACAGCCCTTGGCCATACTCAGCAAGCTGCACGGCAGAAATCAG GAGAAGCTGAGAGCCTTGCTGCCCGTTTACACTCGTCTCGCCAGCGAGTCTCAGAGCTGGAGCGCACTTTGTCCTCCATCTCCATGCAGCAAAAGCAGTCAGAGAAG catAATAAAGAGTTAGTGAAAGAACGAGACAACCTGAAACTGGAGCTGTACAAAAGAAG caaaagtagtgaagaaataaaacagcagaattcAGAGCTGTCAGAGAAAGTTCACTCCCTGGTGTCTCAGAACTCAGCTATGAAGCTGGATGTAGAAGATTTGCATAAGAAATTGGAAATGGCTGAACTGATGATTCAACAG ttcTCAAGCCAAGGAGGGAGTCTGGATgcaaaccagcagctgcagatggcTCTGGAGGAGAAGGCAAGCCTGGAAACGCAGCTAGCTCAG CTCTCAGAGTCACTTcaccagctgcaggcagaaagAGATCAGTACGTGGAGAAActgagggaggaggggagcaTTTGGCAGCAGCGggtgcagcagctctctgagcag GTCCACACAAtggcagaggagaaggagaaacaCATGGCCAAAATTCAAGACCTGGAAAACCATGTTACAGAGCTGTTGAACACATCAG CAGTGAAGCCCATGGATACCGAGCCTCCCTCAGCGCCAGGGCCCACGGCAGCTGAGCTCAGTCTGCAGGAGGAGATCCAgcggctgcagcaggagaaggaggagctgCACGGGCAGTTCCAGGCCCAGGTCCGTGACAATGAGCAGCTGAGCCACCTCAACCGGGAGCAGGAGGAgcggctgctggagctggaaaagaCTGTGCAACGCTACAATGAGGAGGCTGTGGACAGGCAGCAGATCCTGGAGGACATGCAGAGTGACAAGGCCACAATCAGTAGGGCACTGAGCCAGAACCGGGATCTGAAGGAacagctggctgagctgcagaatGGGTTTGTCAAACTG ACAAATGAAAACATGGAGGTTACAAGTGCCCTACAGTCAGAGCAACATGTAAAGAAGGAGCTGGCCAAGAAGcttgggcagctgcaggagaaccTGGCGGAGCTCAAAGAGAcg ctggagctgaagaCACAGGAGGCCCGtggcctgcaggagcagagggaccaGTGCTACAGCCACCTGCAGCAGTACACCCTGGCCTTCCAGCAGCTCGCTGCTGAGAAGGAAGAACTGCACAAGCAATTCCTGCTTCAGACACAGCTCATGGATCGCCTGCAGCACGAGGAGGTCCAGGGCAAGGTGACAGTGGAAATGCACCtgaaagagctgcagcagacaAAG GAAAGTCTAGAAGCTGTagccaaggaaaacaaagagctgCAGGCCCAGATCAgtcagctggcagcagaaatgGATGGCAGAATTTTGCACCAACTGGAGG AAGGTGATGAAGAAATGACTGAAGAAACCCAAAAACCTTCTCTTGTGATCCCAGAGAAGTTTGAAAGCCATGAAGAAATG GTCACTTTCGTGACCTCTGCCATGTCCCAAGTGGAGCAGGAACGAGAAGATCTGAGGAAGCAGCTGGCTGCtcagaagcagcagtgcagaacCCTCCTGCAGCAAATCACAGCTCTTAGGCAGGAGCAGCAACATCACGTCACACTGGATGGAG GCTCCATTATGGATACTGTTCCAGTGGAGGTTCATGAAGCTTTGAAAACTGCCATGGACAAGCTACAG TTGCGTTTCACAGAGCTGATGCATGAGAAGGCTGATCTGAAGGAGcggctggaggagctggagcaccGCTGCATCCAGCTGTCTGGAGAGACTGACACCATTG GGGAATACATTGCACTGTACCAGAGTCAAAGGGCTATCCTCAAACAGCGGCACCAGGAGAAAGAGGAGTATATCAGCAGGTTGGCTCAGGATAAGGAAGAAATGAAG ATGAAACTACTGGAACTGCAGGAGTTAGTGATGCGCCTGGTCAGGGAAAGAAATGAATGGTACAGCAAGTACGTAGCAGCTGCTCAGAACCCAGAGTTGGTGAGCCAGACTGAAGGTGTGCTTCCAGCAGAGAGGCGCATTGAGCTGAACGCCACTGATGGAGCAG GGTTACGAGAGGTGAATCTGTCAGATGAAGCAGAACAAGAGGCTGCTCTTCATCAATCCGGTTTCCCCCCTGCTGACAGTAAAGCTGCTCAGCCAAACCAAGAGGACcccacagcaaagcaaataaTGCAGCTTCTCAGAGAAATCCAGAACCCTCAGGAGAGGCTGGGCTCCCTGCTGGAAAACCCATGCATTCCCTTCTTCTACCGTGCTGATGAGAACGATGAGGTCAAAATCATGGTAGTTTAA